The proteins below come from a single Lineus longissimus chromosome 5, tnLinLong1.2, whole genome shotgun sequence genomic window:
- the LOC135488652 gene encoding ras-related and estrogen-regulated growth inhibitor-like: MVKMNSVKLVVLGDDHVGKSAVTVRFLTKRFIGEYDSNADLVYKQCLAINDSHIELEVLDSANKKNTSMPSDDALNWADAFAVVYSICDKKSFDRARTLIRGIQESRSPSHVPVILIANKLDLEHTRQVMVNDGMKLSDEVGCQFVEVSAADGVDDIVNAFQTLIREVTALSPTAKRRKNSFGTVSKAISSFFSSKNKNLNSNSKRKMYAY; the protein is encoded by the exons ATGGTGAAAATGAATAGCGTGAAGCTTGTCGTGCTCGGCGACGACCACGTCGGAAAATCTG CGGTGACGGTCAGGTTTCTGACGAAGCGTTTCATCGGAGAATACGACTCGAATGCAG ATCTTGTCTACAAGCAATGTCTGGCGATCAACGATTCTCATATAGAATTGGAAGTCCTCGACTCGGCGAATAAAAAG AACACCTCCATGCCCTCTGACGATGCCCTCAACTGGGCTGACGCCTTCGCTGTAGTCTACAGCATCTGCGACAAGAAGAGCTTCGACAGGGCGAGGACGCTGATCAGGGGCATACAAGAGTCAAGGTCACCCAGCCACGTTCCCGTGATTCTCATCGCTAATAAACTTGACCTTGAGCACACGCGACAGGTCATGGTCAACGACGGCATGAAATTATCAGACGAGGTCGGATGTCAGTTTGTTGAGGTGTCGGCTGCGGACGGGGTTGATGACATTGTCAATGCATTCCAGACGCTCATCCGGGAGGTGACTGCGCTGTCGCCGACGGCCAAACGCAGGAAGAATTCATTTGGGACCGTGTCCAAGGCCATATCGTCGTTCTTCAGCAGTAAGAACAAGAATCTGAACTCAAATTCAAAACGAAAGATGTACGCCTATTGA
- the LOC135488600 gene encoding uncharacterized protein LOC135488600, with product MSLSHNYIFGIHQKVTHGNTKFIQAYGYRITSLRRITDWSLSLALTYVSAEYYEKPSAGHSQTFLDRVSRRSDSLKDSNMWFKSTICVLLVVWVGNGFALPLDLRNENALVSSSSSTDSIEDLDISSLRNRVTDIMAGIKEVQELKENLSDKLKESGLAESDPGFQEYLENLNVELTNQIEDYLKEFERIKSQIAELLKKEVADTPKGPELTSDDASSATSSQMDNAADDRERQFRFPPFPTVSNNDVTNYQTKDHVLAGFISLVGDCPGIEKDIIKIPKSGDLYDLGVDSLREECARVCRHFDECKAFLFVPTFYDGAPYCILKRDSCLNGLAHSDDDFLEFYRKDVAPDVVIGDRSVEVAQDNGKEAAAKKLSRRPTAVPGTSTVLADLEDRVTDLVKKIEVVKEIMEEVTTKLQTVDEKDTNQRDFLEKIEKKLANKMQGYFQMIAQYRGEMAEIINNGGIKDTGGIEDTDLPRGPEPTSRD from the exons ATGTCACTTTCACACAATTACATATTCGGAATTCATCAGAAGGTCACCCATGGCAATACCAAGTTCATCCAAGCCTATGGGTACAGAATTACGTCGCTTCGCCGAATCACTGACTGGTCTCTTTCACTCGCCTTGACTTACGTAAGCGCCGAGTACTATGAAAAGCCCTCCGCTGGTCACAGTCAGACATTTCTCGACAGAGTTTCAAGACGTTCGGACAGTCTGAAAG ATTCTAATATGTGGTTTAAGAGTACGATCTGCGTTTTGTTGGTGGTTTGGGTTGGAAATGGCTTCGCTTTGCCTCTCGATCTGCGCAACGAGAATGCGCTAGTGTCCTCTTCGTCGAGTACGGACTCCATCG AAGACCTGGATATCTCGTCTTTGAGGAATCGCGTGACCGACATAATGGCTGGGATCAAGGAGGTACAGGAGTTGAAGGAAAACTTGTCGGACAAGTTGAAGGAAAGTGGTCTTGCTGAAAGTGATCCCG GCTTCCAAGAATACTTGGAGAACTTGAATGTGGAGCTGACGAACCAAATAGAAGACTATTTGAAGGAGTTTGAGCGGATCAAGAGTCAAATCGCGGAGCTTTTGAAGAAAGAAGTTGCCG ATACTCCAAAAGGACCAGAACTCACTTCTGATGACGCATCCTCTGCAACATCTTCCCAGATGGACAACGCCGCAGATGATCGCGAAAGGCAATTTAGGTTTCCGCCTTTTCCCACCGTCTCGAACAACGACGTGACTAATTACCAGACTAAAGACCACGTCCTTGCCGGTTTTATTTCACTAGTCGGTGATTGTCCCGGAATCGAAAAAGACATAATAAAAATCCCAAAAAGTGGCGACTTGTATGATCTTGGTGTAGACAGCCTGAGAGAAGAATGCGCCAGAGTGTGTCGACACTTTGACGAATGTAAAGCGTTCTTGTTTGTTCCCACGTTCTACGATGGCGCCCCCTATTGCATCCTGAAACGCGATTCCTGTTTAAACGGTCTTGCACACTCAGATGACGACTTTTTGGAATTTTACCGAAAGGACGTGGCCCCGGATGTTGTCATCGGAGATAGGTCTGTCGAGGTTGCCCAGGATAATGGTAAAGAAGCAGCAGCCAAGAAACTCTCCAGGAGGCCTACAGCAGTACCTGGAACAAGCACAGTGTTGGCTGACTTGGAGGATCGAGTGACGGATCTTGTTAAGAAGATTGAGGTGGTAAAGGAAATAATGGAAGAAGTGACGACAAAGCTGCAAACCGTTGATGAAAAAGATACCA ACCAGCGAGACTTTTTGGAGAAGATAGAAAAGAAGCTGGCGAACAAAATGCAGGGGTATTTTCAGATGATCGCGCAGTACAGAGGCGAAATGGCAGAGATTATAAATAATGGAGGCATCAAAGATACCGGAGGCATCGAAGATACCG ATCTTCCAAGAGGACCAGAGCCCACCTCCCGAGATTGA